A genomic region of Streptosporangium lutulentum contains the following coding sequences:
- a CDS encoding roadblock/LC7 domain-containing protein: MADPRSELSWLLDDLTQRVPGVRHAIVLSSDGLAMGGSRELTREDAEHLSAISAGSHSLALGAGRHFGLGGVRQTIIEMEGGFLFVTAAGQGARLAVLAADDAELGMVTYEMALMVKRVGEHLSVQPRGAAPAPAWNGPRP; this comes from the coding sequence ATGGCCGACCCCAGATCTGAACTGAGCTGGCTGCTGGACGATCTGACGCAACGGGTCCCCGGTGTACGGCACGCCATCGTGCTGTCCTCCGACGGCCTGGCCATGGGCGGTTCCCGCGAACTGACCAGGGAGGACGCCGAGCACCTGTCGGCCATCTCGGCGGGCAGCCACAGCCTCGCCCTGGGCGCGGGACGGCACTTCGGTCTCGGCGGCGTGCGGCAGACCATCATCGAGATGGAGGGCGGCTTCCTTTTTGTGACCGCGGCGGGGCAGGGCGCCCGGCTGGCCGTACTGGCCGCGGACGACGCCGAGCTGGGCATGGTCACCTACGAGATGGCGCTGATGGTCAAGCGCGTCGGAGAGCACCTGTCCGTGCAGCCGAGGGGGGCGGCCCCGGCACCGGCGTGGAATGGTCCGAGGCCGTGA
- a CDS encoding DUF742 domain-containing protein, translating into MTGEDPGPLVRLFGLTGGRARPLGESFDLVAIVTTAAAAFDPAGLVPEHLAVLSACSRPTPVADVAAYLKLPLNVTRVILGDLRREGLVTIDRPQPAAQTIDERIYREVLHGIRGL; encoded by the coding sequence GTGACGGGAGAGGATCCCGGGCCGCTGGTCAGGCTTTTCGGGCTGACCGGTGGCCGTGCGCGTCCGCTGGGCGAGTCCTTCGACCTGGTGGCCATCGTCACGACCGCGGCCGCCGCCTTCGATCCCGCGGGGCTGGTCCCGGAGCATCTCGCCGTGCTGTCGGCCTGCAGCAGGCCCACCCCGGTGGCGGACGTCGCGGCGTACCTGAAGCTACCGCTCAACGTCACCCGCGTGATTCTCGGTGACCTGCGGCGTGAGGGCCTCGTGACCATCGACCGGCCGCAGCCGGCGGCACAGACGATCGACGAACGCATCTACAGGGAAGTGCTGCATGGAATACGCGGGCTCTGA
- a CDS encoding GTP-binding protein → MEYAGSEPGVTAVTPAMAIKILVAGGFGVGKTTMVGTISEIRPLHTEELLSERGVGVDDLSGVESKITTTVALDFGRITIREGLWLYLFGTPGQDRFWFMWDELAVGALGAIVVADTRRLQDCFPAVDYFEQRGLPFVVAVNCFDGARRHDPVKVRRALGLEGVAPIVLCDVRERESVKEVLTMLVTYAVGGAFKDPHHV, encoded by the coding sequence ATGGAATACGCGGGCTCTGAGCCCGGAGTGACCGCGGTCACTCCGGCGATGGCCATCAAGATCCTCGTCGCCGGTGGCTTTGGAGTCGGCAAGACGACCATGGTCGGTACGATCAGCGAGATCCGGCCGCTGCACACCGAGGAACTGCTGAGCGAACGAGGCGTCGGGGTGGACGACCTCTCGGGCGTGGAATCCAAGATCACCACGACCGTCGCACTGGACTTCGGCCGGATCACCATCCGCGAAGGACTGTGGCTCTACCTGTTCGGCACCCCCGGCCAGGACCGGTTCTGGTTCATGTGGGACGAGCTGGCCGTCGGCGCGCTCGGCGCCATCGTGGTCGCCGACACCCGCCGCCTGCAGGACTGCTTCCCCGCCGTGGACTACTTCGAGCAGCGCGGACTCCCGTTCGTGGTCGCGGTCAACTGCTTCGACGGGGCGCGGCGCCACGACCCGGTCAAGGTACGGAGGGCGCTGGGTCTGGAGGGGGTGGCGCCGATCGTGCTCTGCGACGTGCGGGAGCGCGAGTCGGTCAAGGAGGTGCTGACCATGCTGGTCACCTACGCGGTAGGGGGCGCGTTCAAGGACCCGCACCACGTCTGA
- a CDS encoding TetR/AcrR family transcriptional regulator, translating into MPPNPGATSRRLVAAAEQLFAERGIDGVSLREINTAAGQRNSTALQYHFGDRAGLLSAVLAKHHPEIEMRRHQLLDEYESRGDLPESEARRTLAAALVRPMAVKLADPDGGRAYLRIMEQLVHRVGPPSLQSRQADPGQSINRWRELVAPMLEEVAVRRLHQRFTAIRVTYVELARRAAGPDGKDDRLFTSHLIDVVSAVLATEVSEETARLLGERGSRSPPSDGAPLRRGAGP; encoded by the coding sequence ATGCCCCCCAACCCCGGAGCCACGTCCAGGCGACTGGTGGCCGCCGCCGAGCAGCTGTTCGCCGAACGCGGGATCGACGGGGTGTCACTGCGGGAGATCAACACCGCGGCCGGCCAGCGCAACTCGACGGCGCTGCAGTACCACTTCGGGGATCGCGCGGGGTTGCTGAGCGCGGTGCTCGCCAAGCACCATCCCGAGATCGAGATGCGCCGCCACCAGTTACTCGACGAGTACGAGTCACGTGGCGACCTTCCGGAGAGCGAAGCCCGCCGCACCCTGGCGGCGGCGCTCGTGCGGCCGATGGCCGTGAAACTGGCCGACCCCGACGGCGGCCGGGCCTACCTGCGGATCATGGAGCAGCTCGTTCACCGTGTCGGCCCGCCCTCGCTCCAGAGCAGGCAGGCGGACCCCGGCCAGAGCATCAACAGGTGGCGCGAGCTCGTCGCCCCGATGCTCGAAGAGGTGGCCGTACGCCGGCTTCACCAGCGTTTCACGGCCATCCGGGTGACCTACGTCGAGCTGGCCCGCCGGGCCGCCGGGCCCGACGGCAAGGACGACAGGCTCTTCACCAGCCATCTGATCGACGTCGTGTCGGCGGTTCTCGCCACCGAGGTGTCCGAGGAGACCGCCCGGCTCCTCGGGGAGCGCGGGAGCCGCTCCCCCCCCTCGGACGGCGCTCCCCTCAGACGTGGTGCGGGTCCTTGA
- a CDS encoding phosphotransferase family protein, with protein sequence MTIPGQDGVDRELVDLERLAPWMDEQGLPAGDFDRVEVLAGGTQNILVRIERGGRAYVLRRPPRHLRKASNEVLRREARVLSALAGSDVPHPGLIAACPDEDVLGVVFYLMEPVDGFNPSQGLPGTYATDEAWRRAVAFDVIDGIAALGAVDHEAAGLGDFGRPEGFLERQVGRWMHELDTYGELKGYGGPRIPELDRVAGWLDDNRPLTWTPGVMHGDYHLANVLFDHDRPRLAAIVDWEMSTIGDPLVDLGWTVAMWPGEGAPIGPAAALNGVRGFPSPAELIARYAERSTRDLSAIDWYTVFACFKCGIILEGTYARACAGKADKGVGEVLHAITLALFAKAGTYL encoded by the coding sequence ATGACGATCCCTGGACAGGACGGTGTCGATCGCGAGCTCGTCGACCTCGAACGACTGGCTCCGTGGATGGACGAGCAGGGCCTGCCGGCGGGTGACTTCGATCGGGTCGAGGTGCTGGCGGGCGGCACGCAGAACATCCTCGTGCGCATCGAACGCGGTGGCCGCGCCTACGTGCTGCGCCGGCCGCCGAGGCACCTGCGCAAGGCCAGCAACGAGGTGCTGCGCCGCGAGGCGCGCGTCCTCAGCGCGCTGGCCGGCTCGGACGTCCCCCATCCCGGGCTCATCGCCGCCTGCCCCGACGAGGACGTGCTCGGGGTCGTCTTCTACCTGATGGAGCCGGTCGACGGCTTCAACCCCTCCCAGGGGCTGCCGGGCACGTACGCGACGGACGAGGCCTGGCGGCGAGCGGTCGCCTTCGACGTCATCGACGGCATCGCCGCACTCGGCGCCGTCGACCACGAGGCGGCCGGACTCGGCGACTTCGGCCGGCCCGAGGGCTTCCTCGAACGCCAGGTCGGCCGGTGGATGCACGAGCTCGACACGTACGGCGAGCTCAAGGGCTACGGCGGGCCGCGGATCCCGGAACTCGACCGCGTCGCCGGATGGCTCGACGACAACCGGCCCCTCACGTGGACGCCGGGCGTCATGCACGGCGACTACCACCTGGCCAACGTGTTGTTCGACCACGACCGGCCGCGTCTCGCCGCCATCGTCGACTGGGAGATGTCCACCATCGGCGATCCGCTCGTCGATCTCGGATGGACGGTCGCCATGTGGCCCGGCGAGGGCGCCCCCATCGGTCCCGCCGCCGCGCTCAACGGCGTGCGGGGCTTCCCCTCACCCGCCGAGCTGATCGCGCGCTACGCCGAGCGATCCACCCGCGACCTGTCCGCGATCGATTGGTACACGGTCTTCGCCTGCTTCAAGTGCGGAATCATCCTGGAGGGCACCTATGCGCGGGCCTGCGCGGGCAAGGCGGACAAGGGCGTCGGGGAGGTTCTGCACGCGATCACCCTGGCCCTGTTCGCCAAGGCGGGCACCTACCTGTAG
- a CDS encoding acyl-CoA dehydrogenase family protein, which yields MAIDFTLAPEHEEIRRRVRAFVQETIIPAVKAFDDEEKATSRDEYLRVIFELRGKAQAEGLWLPHMPKEWGGMGLGHVELAMVQSEAAKTRLGPWVLNCSAPDEGNMHTLLHWATDEQKEKYLKPLLKGTKMSCFAMTEPEVAGSDPTLIRTHAVKDGEEWVINGHKWFISNARRSSFAILIAKTELDVPEGSRGGNTAFLIDLPQEGWNDVREVETMHGSTGHSEIVITDLRVHESQILGGRGNGHKLGQYRLGPARLAHCMRWISQAETALDMMVDRALNRYSHGSLLADKQGVQWLIADSAMELYQCKLMVLHAASKIDKGEDFRTEVSMAKHFVANSLNRIIDRAIQVHGALGYSTDTPLANMFQHARWARFADGADEIHQMRIAERTIAAYRSTGSTNAATGGLPL from the coding sequence ATGGCCATCGACTTCACCCTCGCCCCCGAGCACGAGGAGATCCGCCGACGCGTGCGGGCCTTCGTCCAGGAGACCATCATCCCGGCCGTCAAGGCCTTCGACGACGAGGAGAAGGCCACCTCGCGCGACGAGTACCTCCGTGTCATCTTCGAGCTGCGAGGCAAGGCGCAGGCCGAGGGGCTGTGGCTGCCGCACATGCCCAAGGAGTGGGGCGGCATGGGACTGGGCCACGTCGAGCTCGCCATGGTGCAGTCGGAGGCGGCCAAGACCAGGCTGGGGCCGTGGGTCCTCAACTGCTCGGCGCCCGACGAGGGCAACATGCACACGCTGCTGCACTGGGCGACGGACGAGCAGAAGGAGAAATACCTCAAGCCGCTGCTCAAGGGCACCAAGATGTCCTGCTTCGCGATGACCGAACCCGAGGTCGCCGGTTCGGACCCCACGCTCATCCGCACGCACGCCGTCAAGGACGGCGAGGAGTGGGTCATCAACGGCCACAAGTGGTTCATCTCCAACGCCCGCCGGTCGAGCTTCGCCATCCTCATCGCGAAGACCGAACTCGACGTGCCCGAGGGCTCGCGCGGCGGCAACACCGCGTTCCTCATCGACCTCCCGCAGGAAGGGTGGAACGACGTCCGCGAGGTCGAGACGATGCACGGCTCGACCGGGCACAGCGAGATCGTCATCACCGACCTGCGGGTGCACGAGAGCCAGATCCTCGGCGGGCGCGGCAACGGTCACAAGCTCGGCCAGTACCGGCTGGGCCCGGCCCGACTGGCGCACTGCATGCGCTGGATCTCGCAGGCCGAGACGGCGCTCGACATGATGGTCGACCGCGCCCTCAACCGCTACAGCCACGGGTCGCTGCTGGCCGACAAACAGGGCGTCCAGTGGCTCATCGCCGATTCGGCCATGGAGCTCTACCAGTGCAAGCTCATGGTCCTGCACGCCGCATCGAAGATCGACAAAGGCGAGGACTTCCGTACCGAGGTCTCGATGGCCAAGCACTTCGTGGCCAACAGCCTCAACCGGATCATCGACCGGGCGATCCAGGTGCACGGCGCGCTGGGATACTCGACCGACACCCCGCTGGCCAACATGTTCCAGCACGCCCGCTGGGCGCGTTTCGCGGACGGGGCGGATGAGATCCACCAGATGCGCATCGCCGAGCGTACGATCGCCGCTTACAGGAGCACGGGTTCGACCAACGCCGCCACCGGAGGGCTACCGCTGTGA
- a CDS encoding SDR family oxidoreductase, with protein sequence MSTEETGNRFAGDSGGLLAGNTQARDATATFNTVRSDRLEGKVALITGGGNGIGAAVARRLAEGGARIVLADIDDDAGQSLADELGATYVHCDVTRLEDSEAAVATAVERYGRLDLAFLNAGIASGCGLREDFDIKRYRLAMGVNLDGVVFGMHAAIPALRAGGGGTIVATASMAGIVGIPGDPIYAANKHAVVGLVRSLGQDLEPFGVKVQGLCPSFADTAILGEGKALLEQIGFPILDVSTVVDTFVRLLDSEGTGECWFVIPGRESQPFAFRRAPGPRA encoded by the coding sequence GTGAGTACAGAGGAAACGGGTAACCGGTTCGCCGGAGACAGCGGCGGCCTGCTGGCGGGGAACACGCAGGCGAGGGACGCGACGGCGACGTTCAACACGGTCCGCAGCGACCGGCTTGAGGGCAAGGTCGCGCTCATCACCGGCGGCGGCAACGGCATCGGCGCGGCGGTGGCCCGGCGGCTGGCCGAGGGCGGGGCCAGGATCGTCCTCGCGGACATCGACGACGACGCGGGCCAGAGCCTCGCCGACGAGCTCGGCGCGACATACGTGCACTGCGACGTGACACGGCTGGAGGACAGCGAGGCCGCGGTGGCCACCGCGGTCGAGCGGTACGGACGGCTCGACCTCGCGTTCCTCAACGCCGGCATCGCCTCGGGCTGCGGGCTGCGCGAGGACTTCGACATCAAGCGCTACCGCCTGGCGATGGGCGTCAATCTCGACGGCGTCGTGTTCGGCATGCACGCGGCGATCCCCGCCCTGCGGGCGGGCGGCGGCGGCACGATCGTGGCGACGGCGAGCATGGCGGGGATCGTCGGCATCCCCGGCGATCCCATCTACGCCGCCAACAAGCACGCCGTCGTCGGGCTCGTCCGCTCGCTCGGCCAGGATCTCGAACCCTTCGGCGTCAAGGTGCAGGGCCTGTGCCCCTCGTTCGCCGACACGGCGATCCTGGGGGAGGGCAAGGCGCTGCTCGAACAGATCGGGTTCCCGATCCTCGACGTCTCGACCGTCGTCGACACGTTCGTCCGGTTGCTCGACAGCGAGGGCACGGGCGAGTGCTGGTTCGTGATCCCGGGACGTGAGAGCCAGCCCTTCGCCTTCCGCCGTGCGCCGGGGCCGCGTGCCTGA
- a CDS encoding substrate-binding domain-containing protein: MHVNTMGRRATAVTAALAAGTLALGGCGSDKPSGPAGSGASHPDATAGVVPSITAVIRGLEDPFLQTMKQGIGDQARAAGVPVTIRADGSTGAKETKAAKSAKDAKEAEDVKDAEGRTDRSTALAEQPSSCFVINPASGTKVIQDLAKISAMGKTIVNIDSPVDLVLAGSANVKLATYIGTDNAEAGRTAGRRMAELLPSGGDVAVISGVAGDVTSDTRIEGFQQGIGAGLKVVQTVGANWERRTARTAAAGVMRKHPDLAGFFVVNDDMGLGVAQAVADAHKTGRVKVISVDGLEDALKAVKAGALDGTVAQYPYVMGLMGVEACQADAKGRMLPFEVRAPIRLVTKENAGRALASLPKPFDAYEDPFKNLAR, translated from the coding sequence ATGCACGTGAACACCATGGGGCGTCGAGCGACGGCGGTCACCGCGGCGTTGGCCGCCGGGACGCTCGCGCTGGGCGGCTGCGGCTCCGACAAGCCCAGCGGGCCCGCCGGTTCAGGTGCCTCACATCCGGACGCCACGGCCGGTGTCGTTCCGAGCATCACCGCCGTGATCAGAGGACTGGAAGACCCGTTCCTCCAGACGATGAAGCAGGGCATCGGAGATCAGGCCCGCGCGGCCGGGGTGCCCGTCACGATCCGGGCGGACGGCTCCACCGGCGCCAAGGAGACCAAAGCGGCCAAGAGCGCCAAGGACGCCAAGGAGGCCGAGGACGTCAAGGACGCCGAGGGCAGGACGGACAGGTCCACCGCCCTCGCCGAGCAGCCCTCCTCCTGCTTCGTGATCAATCCGGCCTCCGGCACCAAGGTGATCCAGGACCTTGCCAAGATCTCCGCGATGGGCAAGACCATCGTCAACATCGACAGCCCGGTCGACCTCGTGCTGGCCGGGAGCGCCAACGTCAAGCTGGCCACCTACATCGGCACCGACAACGCCGAGGCGGGCAGGACGGCCGGCCGGCGGATGGCCGAGCTGCTGCCCTCCGGCGGCGACGTCGCGGTCATCAGCGGTGTCGCGGGGGACGTCACCAGCGACACCAGGATCGAGGGATTCCAGCAGGGGATCGGTGCCGGACTCAAGGTCGTCCAGACCGTCGGCGCGAACTGGGAGCGCCGGACGGCGCGCACCGCCGCGGCCGGAGTCATGCGGAAGCACCCGGACCTGGCGGGTTTCTTCGTCGTCAACGACGACATGGGACTGGGCGTGGCACAGGCCGTCGCCGACGCTCACAAGACGGGCCGGGTGAAGGTCATCAGCGTCGACGGCCTCGAGGACGCGCTCAAGGCGGTCAAGGCCGGCGCACTGGACGGAACCGTCGCCCAGTATCCGTACGTGATGGGCCTGATGGGCGTCGAGGCGTGCCAGGCCGACGCGAAGGGCAGGATGCTGCCGTTCGAGGTGCGGGCCCCGATCCGGCTGGTCACCAAGGAGAACGCCGGCAGGGCGCTGGCCTCACTGCCCAAGCCGTTCGACGCCTACGAGGACCCGTTCAAGAACCTGGCCAGGTGA
- a CDS encoding nucleoside/nucleotide kinase family protein, whose amino-acid sequence MMTTLQDLAARARSLVRDGHRALLGIAGGPGAGKTTLAEDLVRLLRQTPPDGLPRQEWVAHVPMDGFHLADVELDRLGRRDRKGAPDTFDAAGYAALLRRLREDEDDVIYAPAFERDLEQPIAGSVPVSRNARLIVTEGNYLLLDHGDWARVRPWLDEVWYCELGPGERVRRLVSRHERFGKGHDEAVAWVMRIDQPNADLIAETRSRADLVIPESVLLSIGNRETAG is encoded by the coding sequence GTGATGACGACCCTCCAGGACCTGGCGGCGCGGGCCCGCTCCCTCGTACGAGACGGGCACCGGGCACTGCTCGGCATCGCGGGCGGTCCGGGGGCGGGGAAGACCACGCTCGCCGAAGACCTGGTCCGCCTGTTGCGGCAGACCCCTCCCGACGGCCTGCCGCGGCAGGAGTGGGTGGCGCATGTGCCGATGGACGGCTTCCACCTCGCCGACGTGGAGCTCGACCGGCTCGGACGGCGTGACCGCAAGGGCGCCCCGGACACCTTCGACGCCGCCGGCTACGCGGCGCTGCTCCGCCGCCTGCGCGAGGACGAGGACGATGTGATCTACGCGCCCGCGTTCGAACGCGACCTTGAGCAGCCGATCGCGGGGAGCGTCCCGGTCTCGCGGAACGCCCGGCTCATCGTCACCGAGGGAAACTACCTGCTGCTCGACCACGGCGACTGGGCCCGGGTACGGCCCTGGCTCGACGAGGTCTGGTACTGCGAGCTCGGTCCCGGCGAACGCGTGCGCCGCCTCGTCTCCCGCCACGAGCGGTTCGGCAAGGGCCACGACGAGGCCGTGGCCTGGGTGATGAGAATCGACCAGCCGAACGCGGACCTCATCGCCGAGACCCGCTCGCGCGCCGACCTCGTGATCCCCGAGTCGGTCCTCCTCTCGATCGGGAACCGGGAGACGGCCGGCTGA
- a CDS encoding alanine racemase produces MTVTVAAQPQPSEAALAGRLPAYVYDLAGLDAHAGAVRAALGDVELYYAVKANPDPELMRTLSPYVDGFEVASGGELAHVREHFPRTPIALGGPGKTDAELFGDVTRLHVESTGELRRLLASGRSADVLLRVNLDIPLEGASLAMGGGATPFGMDPAGIAECVALLEEQDAVRLRGIHAHLASGLDAPRMLELAAAVLDYARTLGVTEINLGGGMAVSYADPEARFDWKTYGDGLRRLRRPGETLRVEPGRSLTVYCGRYVTRVIDVKRVHGELFAVVAGGTHHLRTPATKGHDQPVVMTEPGEPITIVGQLCTPKDVLARRVPISLKPGDTVEFTMAGAYAWNISHHDFLMHPKPSFHYLNR; encoded by the coding sequence TTGACAGTCACCGTCGCGGCGCAGCCGCAGCCCTCGGAGGCGGCCCTCGCCGGGCGGTTGCCCGCCTACGTCTACGACCTGGCCGGGCTCGACGCCCACGCGGGAGCCGTCCGCGCCGCGCTGGGAGACGTCGAGCTGTACTACGCGGTGAAGGCCAACCCCGACCCGGAACTGATGCGGACCCTCTCCCCGTACGTCGACGGTTTCGAGGTCGCCTCCGGAGGGGAGCTCGCACACGTGCGCGAGCACTTCCCCCGCACCCCGATCGCGCTGGGCGGCCCGGGCAAGACGGACGCCGAACTGTTCGGTGACGTCACCCGCCTGCACGTCGAAAGCACCGGCGAGCTGCGCCGCCTGCTCGCCTCCGGCCGCTCCGCGGACGTGCTGCTCAGGGTCAACCTGGACATCCCCCTCGAAGGGGCGTCGCTGGCGATGGGCGGCGGCGCCACGCCGTTCGGGATGGACCCCGCCGGGATCGCCGAATGCGTCGCGCTGCTGGAGGAGCAGGACGCCGTACGGCTGCGCGGGATCCACGCCCATCTGGCCAGCGGGCTCGACGCGCCCCGGATGCTGGAGCTGGCGGCGGCCGTCCTGGACTACGCCCGGACGCTGGGAGTGACCGAGATCAACCTCGGGGGCGGCATGGCCGTCTCCTACGCCGATCCCGAGGCGCGCTTCGACTGGAAGACCTACGGTGACGGCCTCAGGCGGCTGCGCCGTCCCGGCGAGACGCTCCGGGTCGAACCCGGACGCTCGCTGACCGTCTACTGCGGGCGGTACGTGACACGCGTCATCGACGTCAAGCGCGTCCACGGCGAGCTGTTCGCGGTCGTGGCGGGCGGAACCCACCACCTCCGCACCCCCGCCACCAAAGGCCACGACCAGCCGGTCGTCATGACGGAGCCCGGCGAGCCGATCACGATCGTCGGCCAGCTCTGCACACCCAAGGACGTCCTGGCCCGCCGGGTCCCCATCAGCCTGAAGCCCGGTGACACGGTGGAGTTCACCATGGCGGGCGCCTACGCGTGGAACATCTCCCACCATGACTTCCTGATGCACCCGAAGCCGAGCTTCCACTACCTGAACCGTTGA
- a CDS encoding ABC transporter substrate-binding protein gives MARSRIAFSLSLVAAIALVALVLGVVGGRATGSAGQPAGGGSGGVASGKKIDVIIKASDSSFWQTMIAGAKQSGGDFGLKVSTFGPTSETNIDQQVQLVENSISRGVDGIVIAPNSSSALNSAIDRARKAGLKVITVDSRVTTPSEGFIGTDNVKAGTQAGKRMCELLKAQNKTSGSVMIESSVAGIQSLVDRDAGFKQGLANNCPQVKVTLQRYNNNDINTAASQVNDALTANPDLAGVFADNNTSGVGAARAIQDNKAADTVPVVAFDSDPQENAALAAGTIDALVVQNPYFFGYQGVLAAGMAASGRIPPRDIDPGAVVADKQNLNAPDVRQLLNPPTMKTE, from the coding sequence ATGGCTCGCTCACGTATCGCCTTCTCGCTCTCGCTCGTCGCGGCCATCGCGCTGGTGGCGCTGGTGCTCGGGGTGGTGGGAGGGCGCGCCACAGGTTCGGCCGGCCAGCCGGCGGGCGGAGGCTCGGGCGGGGTGGCGAGCGGCAAGAAGATCGATGTGATCATCAAGGCGAGCGACTCCTCGTTCTGGCAGACGATGATCGCGGGGGCGAAGCAGTCGGGCGGGGACTTCGGTCTCAAGGTGAGCACCTTCGGGCCCACGTCGGAGACCAACATCGACCAGCAGGTGCAGCTGGTCGAGAACTCCATCTCCCGGGGCGTCGACGGCATCGTCATCGCACCCAACTCCTCCAGCGCCCTCAACTCGGCGATCGACCGGGCGCGCAAGGCGGGGCTCAAGGTCATCACCGTGGACAGCCGCGTGACCACGCCCTCGGAGGGGTTCATCGGCACCGACAACGTCAAGGCCGGAACGCAGGCCGGCAAGCGCATGTGCGAGCTGCTCAAGGCGCAGAACAAGACGAGCGGCAGTGTCATGATCGAGTCTTCCGTGGCCGGTATCCAGTCGCTGGTCGACCGGGACGCCGGCTTCAAGCAGGGCCTCGCGAACAACTGCCCGCAGGTCAAGGTGACGCTGCAGCGCTACAACAACAACGACATCAACACCGCGGCGTCGCAGGTCAACGACGCGCTGACCGCCAACCCGGACCTGGCGGGGGTGTTCGCGGACAACAACACCTCGGGGGTCGGCGCGGCCCGGGCGATCCAGGACAACAAGGCGGCCGACACCGTTCCCGTCGTGGCGTTCGACTCCGACCCGCAGGAGAACGCGGCGCTCGCCGCGGGCACCATCGACGCGCTGGTGGTGCAGAACCCCTACTTCTTCGGTTACCAGGGTGTCCTGGCGGCCGGGATGGCCGCGTCCGGCCGTATCCCGCCGCGTGACATCGATCCCGGTGCGGTCGTGGCGGACAAGCAGAACCTCAACGCGCCCGACGTGAGGCAGTTGCTCAACCCGCCGACGATGAAGACGGAATGA